TAGGCCTATTTGTAAGAAAGGTTTATTTTGTTTACTATTGATATATGACAAGAGAGATGTGAGTTTGTGTCATTACATAAAATGAGTACGATCACGGTGGTTCTCTTTTCCCCGGCTTTTCTCCTCATCATTCATTTACACCCTTTGATTTTCTGGTTGACCTCTGATGAACTTGAAATGaactccatcatattttgaaggTTTACATAATATagctaattttcattcaaattgtaaACTTtataattttacccttttgaccccaaaacagacccctcctccatgttaaGCCAAGTCGGATTACAatcctacagcctgtctcaaaaaaagttgtgcaagtgaaaagcgccctctttggcaattagaaaataccgttatgacataatgcttacatcaacgtcaagggcgtagtcttatcaagagttccttcgtgaaatcaaaagaatgcatcaattacacaacaatacaaaattgtttttactgttttatcatgatacaggtacaatgattctctttttccacttgtaGTAAACaagttaaaagataaataaatatttcacattctgcggttaaatacatgtgcatgttaatgattttatcatggtaaatagtcttttctttgtcactcaagacatgttaaaagacaaacaaatattgcacacttataggttaatgaattttGACAAGtttatgaaatttgacaaattaatgaaattatacaaaatatcatGACgctcgctgatgttgatgcgtctaatgcacgcgcTCCGATGGGggaatgcattagacgcatcaacatcagctatcattgatttacatgtacagccctattccctagtaaaagtggcacaattgtgattctaccctttcgttgttaactaaacatatctcgaaatttaaAAAAGCagattgaacagaacaaacggtatttgagaggtaAGACTgtacccttgacgttgatgtaagcaccaTTTCACAatgatattttctaattgccacagagggcgcttttcacttgcacaattctttaagacaggctgtatatggaCATACTGCTAAAGCcctttggcattattctgatgattaAAGCGCGTAATATGCAGCATATAGTGAATTTTACAGTAATTTTCGGTAATCAACCCtgtttgacccctgcatgaccttgaacaccagctaatgtcaatgcatatgtgtcagttgtatctctgtaccatgtaatctgtactaaggaaaagaagcattttgaaggtatttggttatgtgccggaaatacccccttaatgacctttgaccccacatctGTATTTACCACAATAGGCCCTAATTATAGCCAATGCTGATGGCCAagtctcattactgtaccattcTTGTCCTACCTGAACTTGTGACCAGCTGTCGGATGCGACGTGACATTACATATACTATTACTAGGTTCATACAACAGATAAATTACTATCATTGGAGACAGAGTTCCGCACAACAGAAGGGGCAAGCTCTcaaaatatgtgactcctcgccacaactgagcccggatgtcgccaatcatcatttttgagatattcaaccaaaatattctgcttgaaattagctttaaaatgatgtatatcatgtctatagtacttgacatttaagtagtgaaaaatcaataaaacagtcaataaatcctttctttcctattgtttattgttaagttcgatggagcatatctcaatagtggcactggcgacatccgggctcagttgtggcgaggagtcacatattgtattggtttttgtgtcagttcctgcagaactgacaccttctagtacaggtttgacgatcacgtgacaaatcgaatctgtggcgtcaatattaatatcgatatcaatttaaggctgttctagttaaattacatacccattggcattttggatgttccatttaatttacatactcaacatttccctgtgcacttagtccatgaattgatcctgatttgcattgtcgtatagagttatatttttttacacaacagggatgttactattgtttaactgaatgaagcatacttttgcttttatctttctttgtcctttattaattataaattggtGATTTAATTAacataattctttgtttcagcgaccctggggtaaaatatgcaaattagctacctcatttgcatatattttatctttaaaaacgtttttagctagaatagaaggctgacgatgcgccaaaacacgtatgtaagtgtataagtatttaatgataaatgaactaccactaaatgttcctgtcagtgctgcagtgcaaaacttctcatgcaattccatctttaacattacattcaaataataattacattgtaaattggaactgacaccaatttttttcaggaatatcttgtttgagTACAGCTGAATATCACAGGCTAATAATTTATGATACTGGGATAAAGCGCGCCGTTTTCAACTGTGAATCTGACAATGCCGGTGAAGTAAACGGATCAATGGCTATGAAAGATGAAAGTCATGGAtggttaaagggcaggtctattgcaaaaacacgtttatctctattcgaagagaataattattacattaaaagttgacactcgttgctatttttttatgaaaaaagagaaattgcgTTTGAAGTATACTTAATTTTTAAGGCAGCGGgctatgacgtaagtaaatgaagcggacactatatcatgctctcatttacttgtgtgacacaatcacaatcactttgacaagtttgacatattagcaacaatgagttgtactattatttaccataacaatgctgcataacaatatgctgACTATTTGTTCTcgtttcggaaacaaagcctcacacagtattgttactatgcgtttgctttgtaatatttcatccaactgaaactataataactatatcattgagaagacattcctgaacctcgttgacttggggatgacgCAATATCTCGTTGGAGTCAAGACTGGCAAATGACTTTTAATACcgataaatgtttcaaaatgaacTTCACAACCAAGAAAACCATCAAAATCTCCCCATACACATTGTGCCAAAAAACTCTTGAGGCAACACATTCTCATCCGTACCTtggtctgaagttttgtgataatCTACGTTGGAAAGAGCATATCTCTGAAGTCACAAACAGCTGTAAGAAGATCCTGGGTGTCATCAGAAGGAACTTCAAAGCTTGTCCTACATACATCAAGTCTCGCCTCTTTTTGTCGCTCATTCAACCCAAACTGACTTATGGGTCGGCAGCCTGGATCCCTTCCACAAATGAAGAGAGACACCAGCTAGACATGATACAGAGGTCCGCTGCTAGGTTGTGCTACAACAACTACTCCAGAGAAGCAAGTGTTACGCAAATGCTCAACCAACTTGAATGGCCAAGTTTGGATACCTGTCGCCTTATTACCAGACTTAGCTTGATGTACAGAATTACACACAATCCCGTCGACATACACTGGCAGGACCACCTCACCCGACCAACACGAATGACCAGACGACACCACCCATATTCATACATGCAAATTAGAGTCAACTCAGCGACCTACGCAAACAGCTTTTTTCCATGGACAATTCCACACTGGAACGGACTGCCCCACGACATATTGGACATACCAGACTACAAAAACTTCAAGACCGCCGTTAGGGACTACCTCAATTAAATTTCGCCAAATCCAGTCTTAGGTCATTGGTTTGTACCAACTCTGATGCGAtgcgggtacccgtttattcagaggataacgtccagatccagatccagatatcgcacagggaaatcagatacatgagtttgtggacttaacacggtttatatgctagtctcagattgatcacgctgaaattctaagctcaaattattttttattttttagcccaaatatttctcatgatattgctaTACATATGACAGAAGAAGAAGCGGCTGATTCTATCcatatttttaaaatccattgaatttgtaatacttaattcagagtttttttctgtgaacaacaacaacagtatacgttcttgagaatgtttatagtcccttctggCAAAGCAggaacagtcatttcatgacgtcaacttttttctaggtcaaatctgtaacgtttgaaggaactcatcgcttaagttggtttttcgGAATATCagttttaaacgtcttattttctcaaaaaagagtcattttcattgtcctcataatattagcttgccaatgatatgatgttgtccgagcaatatagcCTATATGTAACCAtccacgtcgaaacgctcgtaaagtcggcctctggtcaattttgttttcttccgtgtttagaaaatatatatcataagctttgcaataatatatcatttgacttcaaacaatatccaggaGCGGAGGtttggcttgttaaactttgctccttcagtaaaagggtacattattttggtgttaCATTATTTGtctttttccacatcgctggtattacatatcaaattgtcataattggcggtcacttcaaatcatccccaagtcaacgaggttcaggaatgtcttctcattgttgattgttagttaacccaccacttgaacaggatttggccaaagcaaacaaagactagagctatttactaactttatacataagtataagcttattatcctcttcaacaataggataaaaagattggcgtttgactgacactaaaatgagaaacatgtaggacaacaTTAGGTAAGACCAGTAGTATGTATATGAAGCCTATGGTTGAATccgatattgtaaaaataattgataaattcgacataaacaaaggtggaggccatgacaatattggcaatctaatcattaaaaaagTGTGTAAAGAAATTGCtaaacctcttaatatgatatttaatttgtctatatctactgggattgttcctgataaattaaaaatagcaaaagtcataccattataaaaaaagatgatgctgaggcattctcaaactatcgtccagtttctctcctaccgtgtttttcaaaaattcttgaaaggttggtttttaacagatgtacggattacattgacaataagcgaatccttaaccccaaacaatttggctttcggtcaaaacattccacctttatggctatagagcaaatggtagacaaagttgctgcagcagttgaaagaaatGAAACGACTATTGAATATTtctggacttatcaaaagcctttgatacaatcgatcataacatactcttacataaattagaacactatggctttcgtggaattgtgttagaatggttcagaaattatctaagtaacagaaaacaacacgtttattataattttatgaatcagaatcacaccATATTATATGCGGTGTTCCGCAAGGATCCATACTggggccacttctatttatactctatgtcaatgatataactaatgcatctaaagtactcgaattcgtccttttgcagacgataccaccattttatactcccataaaaacgtagaacgccagacaaaccttgttaatgaagagttaaatgaagtaagcaattggtttaaagctaataaattgtcaattaatgctaccaaaacaaattacatgatacttggcacacccaaaatgacatcgatgaatcaagacctgcaaatcacatTACATCACACGACTTgagaaagagtgcatcaaactaaattccttggtgtactaatactagatgaatgtctcacttggaaatgtcacatagattgcgtatctagaacaatttcaagaaatgttggtgtcatgaataaattgaaacattttgttccaagtcgtattttatttacacttattgtacgttaatattgccttatttaaattatggagtacttttatggggaaatacatgtaaaacttacttaaataaaattgtaaaattcaaaatgggctattagaacggtggcaaacgttcactatagagaccacgcagcgccattgtttgctaattataacatattaaaagttgaagatatgtacacactggaattaggtatattcatgtacaggcactctataaatgagctgccctgttcatttgataattattttaccaaacgttctgacacacataactacaagacacgatatgtaaatgacctaaatctaaccaaaaataagaaagtcttttctgatcatgccatacgtacaagaggtcccattctttggaattctttagataaaaatctgaaagcttcaaaatctgttaaacatttccgcaatcaattcaaaacaaaactgatctctatatataattaatcttttccgtgagcacccccccttcccttgtcttttgtttatattatgtgatgttgatttattttgttaatttcatttgatttcagggaaaggctacctttcagacctttttggtcttccagccttttcctccatatgtaccgtgtttatatattattttttatgtaatgtctttgattttttatggaaataaaatatgaatataaagATGAATATGAAtaggtaaatatgaatacaacttttatgcacattttgcactgtaactcgaaatacaatttgccgactttacgagcggtttgagatggatggtcacatgtgACCTTTAAGAGCATCCTGCGCTGTTGTTAGACAGTATGCAGACtcccgagtattagacgtataatagttgatgtaacatatctacgttatttaatctagttccattctatttcagtaatgtttaagttctaacgaatgtttgatggcgtaaaatcgataatatgttacgtataatatctggtagaaatatattatcgattttacgtcatcaaacatagaacttaaacattactggaaatagaatggcaatagattaaataacgtagatatgttacatcaaatattttacgtctaataaaaagtctgcatgcaGCCTAAGAATTTCTTTACAATTGTAGGTAATAGGCAATTGCTTGAAAATTGCCTCGTGTTTGTCGGTCTTTAAGGTCTAAAGACCGACATACACGAgtcaattttccaagcaattgcctgttgcacagcgtcatcatccctatattttcgtgtcaaaaattgccgtgcatgatgcagtcatgtctatacagtagaattcaccacgacctttgcaggacttaaaccccattaaaagctattaaaccaagataacactcattgaaaacagctcaactgattaaatcatatcttctctggttaaatacacacaacatatgtttctgctttacatgtataatggagcaatgagctggtattatagtttcagttgggtgaacgattatactctctaaattccagggacttattaaaatgacaaaaccttgacttaaaattcaaatctaatggatttaaattgtACTCTaacaaagatttgaattttaagtctttcaaaagttttgtcaccctaacaagtctcttagacttatttttaaatcttcgAAATTTAGAGAGTAAAGCGAACgatagagaacaattctgtgtgggcttttgtttacgaaatgagacaatacgtgcttattgttaaccagcgttcttgaaaatgagaagcatggtggtttgcagacttaatttaacacggtttggaaataatttcttcatatttttggtgttatctgtcgtatACATATccttccaaaaacaccaaagtacgaatatttccaaacatctaaataagctaaaaatttaggacatgttacaaaactatattttctagaattttggaagagtacttttaatattggccggttatttttcacacagcgacgttgaccaggcaatgtactattacctataacatacactaaaacaccaaagtaccaatatttccaaacatctaaattagctaaaaatttaggacatgttacaaaactatattttctagaattttagaagagtacttttaatattggccgcttatttttcacacagcgacgttaactaggcaaatccccatacttctaacatacgctatttgtagaggtcacgcgtcaatggtaagagcactgtgtattgtgtatagaaaaacggacagtaactgcagtatgtctctggctagatatggcagtctaaaccccagataaggcgccgtctggggtttacttctcttatcttaggtttatgttccttatttagggttaaggcgccttatttggggttgggactgctttatctgaggtgtacgtcccttatctggggttacggcgccttatctgaggtttagactgccatatctgagtttacgtctcttatctggggttaaggcgccttatcatgggtttagatgccttatctgaggtttacgacccttatctggggttaacgacccttatctagagttccggcaccttatgtggggtttagatgccttaactggggtttatgttcctcatgggtcaaggcgccttatttggggtttggactgctttatcgggggtctacgtccctcatctggggtttagatgccttgtCTGGCAtgtctgggtttagactgcgatatgctaaggttaaggtatcTTAGCCACAGgaaaggaacgtaaacccaggataaggccgtctaaaccacagataaggcgccttatccctaaataagggatgtaaacccaagataaggcagtttaatccCCATATAAGGgtcatgaaccccagataaggcgaaaatgacacacttatgcttctgctctcattcaaaaatcacatttacgctctaacaaatgggggccatcttggatttctgggcaaaaattatggtataacgtcaaattaatgtcagattcggatttcttggggtcgacttaccggaaaaagtgtctttgtacacgattttatgtactctggttcaaaattatttttttaagatggcgccggcggccaaatttgaaatccttgtggtcgacttatccaaaaaagtgtctttgtacacgattttaggtcctctggttcaaaactaattttttcaagatggtgctggccaccatcttggatttctgggtgaaaatgatgccgtaatgtcaaactaatgtcagaatcggaatccttgtactcgacatatccgaaaaagtgtctttctgCATgcttataggtgctctggttcaaaacttaaattttcaaaatgggggcggcgaccattttggattttggcctctagcgaaaaatgccaggattttcgcgagggacatggggctattttttttttctaaatggtccatagaagtggaatcaatcgtcaaaccttggccagagagtggtcaccaaattaaAGTTTTTGACTTAACTATACCACCTCGTAAAAACTATTTATtaacaattaatattaattttttgataatttcgcatcaaaaatttaagaatttagGCTATATTTAGTAAAAACATTGGTCGGCGACTTGTGTTCTAGCAATTGTGTTTCATTAGATGTCTGACATTATCATGAAACTTGGAAAATGTTTGTATGAAATATTGATAGCTTAAACAAATAAGATCATGACATCATCGAGCTAAATAtgcgacgtgtcatgtcaaaaggagacacttttgggcaggttatcaattttgaggtttttaaatATCTTAAGAGATATggctccacaacgccattttccccaacgaaatcggacattcctaagcgaagatattgagttcgtaagttattatAAAAtcggaaattgagatatcggcctttaaaaatattattgacaatgttgagagtaggaattaccttgaaaaatgactCAAAAATTACAACATGACAGTTatgttccggtctgaaactatcagacaatatttttaacattaatatatagcatcacaaattcgcaacaaacccaaattataaaaaaaatcacccctggcagattttttgctatttctccatttacgatcctgcccaaaagtgtctccttttgacatgacacgtcacatatttaaaTGTTTGACTAATTTAAGGCCCGATTCATATATTTGTATTCAACGTAGAATACGATGCAACAATTATTCATTATGAATCAGActttaaataaatgaattaaaaacatgaaaaatactataaaataacGACTATGATACGATGAAAAGAATGTTCATAGTAAAGTAAGGATATGTAATGCAAGGTGCTCCATGCTTTAGACACCACCAAGACTACCAAGAAGAAGAACagcaataataattatatattttgaaaacaaccCTCTTTGTTCATTTTGACATGCTTGGATAGCCTAAACCTATGCCTTAATGAGCTAAAGATCATAACACCGTGTCTAATGCTCAGGTCTAATGCACATACAAAGTGTAAAGCAAATGTTTCTGCCAAATGTAATgagataataatattcaaaaccaATCAATAACAGCGCAATAAGCGCCATTACTAACAACCATTTGTAACACGTTAATTAAAGCCACATACGATCTTTAGAAACAAACGTCGATTTCTCTTTTCACAAACCTGATTGTGGCATATTTGTGATGTTTAGCCATGTTCCAACTTACCTAtaactggaatcagccaaatgagcttctccagtcattttagctcattaactttattgattattgataaaaacaataagatacaaagaaaatataaattgatatattttgaaaaccgtatgtccaattgactccaaacaaaaggcatatcgatcagtgtactttgctctactcaattaatctgcttaaaacatgcttagagcacttttataatgcctccataaccaccttaactaCAGGCCTTATGGAGACAACCAATCCTTTTGTGACATGTCCATTCACCCATATAATAAAAGCAATCATTGATTTGAATAGATTgacctttattttattttcacaagACTTGCTAGTAAAATGGAAATGGCTGAAAATGGCCCTttcaaatattacattttttgtGTCTTTGAATGACAAATTGGTTGAAAGAACTACATGTTTCAGTAGGTAAAGGACCATATGATACatctacatatcattaaattatttaaaaaactgTGAATTTAAATGGTAAAATGTGTAGTCGAAAATTAGCAAATTTT
Above is a window of Amphiura filiformis chromosome 7, Afil_fr2py, whole genome shotgun sequence DNA encoding:
- the LOC140157622 gene encoding uncharacterized protein — protein: MNFTTKKTIKISPYTLCQKTLEATHSHPYLGLKFCDNLRWKEHISEVTNSCKKILGVIRRNFKACPTYIKSRLFLSLIQPKLTYGSAAWIPSTNEERHQLDMIQRSAARLCYNNYSREASVTQMLNQLEWPSLDTCRLITRLSLMYRITHNPVDIHWQDHLTRPTRMTRRHHPYSYMQIRVNSATYANSFFPWTIPHWNGLPHDILDIPDYKNFKTAVRDYLN